One segment of Sulfobacillus thermosulfidooxidans DSM 9293 DNA contains the following:
- a CDS encoding uracil-DNA glycosylase has translation MADEWTEDEEFRRLREKILQCHRCDLRTAAHGVVFGEGDSHHPPLVFIGEGPGAEEDRLLRPFVGPAGQLLDKMLQAGGFDRFHGVYILNVVKCRPPHNRTPTREERLACWPNLSAQLRYLSPRIVVLLGSTAVQTLLGIASLSAARGRWFERGGVFFRATFHPAALLRNPKWKVLAWEDMKVIIDKYRECINPEHYSPFYPLPGE, from the coding sequence ATGGCTGACGAATGGACCGAGGATGAAGAATTTCGTCGATTACGCGAAAAAATTTTACAATGCCATCGATGCGACTTGCGAACAGCGGCTCATGGTGTCGTGTTTGGTGAGGGAGACAGCCATCATCCCCCATTGGTTTTCATTGGTGAAGGACCGGGGGCTGAAGAAGACCGCTTACTGCGCCCTTTTGTAGGGCCAGCAGGACAACTACTGGACAAAATGTTACAGGCTGGCGGTTTTGACCGGTTCCACGGGGTTTATATTCTTAACGTGGTCAAATGTCGACCTCCTCACAACCGAACGCCAACCCGCGAAGAACGTCTGGCGTGCTGGCCCAATTTGTCGGCACAATTACGTTATTTGTCGCCCCGTATAGTGGTTTTGTTAGGCTCTACGGCTGTGCAAACATTACTGGGTATTGCCTCCTTGAGTGCGGCACGGGGACGGTGGTTTGAGCGTGGCGGGGTCTTTTTCCGCGCCACATTTCATCCTGCGGCTTTACTGCGAAATCCTAAATGGAAAGTCTTGGCTTGGGAAGATATGAAAGTCATCATTGATAAGTATCGGGAATGCATTAATCCAGAGCACTATTCCCCATTTTATCCCCTTCCTGGAGAATAA
- a CDS encoding site-2 protease family protein — protein sequence MEPYDKEPHMDWNFSLDHEQEPIIPEPPRPKRSWTNSILSFFALLYKAKVFLAFGSLVVSMLLYGLTFGWAFGIGLAVIIAIHESGHVLANRIKHLDASWPTFIPFLGAMINLRQMPRNADDEAFIGIAGPIFGLFATLLTLGLYEMTQIPALRWLALFGFFMHIFNLIPIVPLDGGRTVSFLGWKAWIIGLLGLVVVLFYSPFTGQIHIDPLTVIILAFIIWNFIGRIKHGPGRDYNAIPFWHKVVYTALWAALMILSIVGYLITGSGF from the coding sequence ATGGAACCCTATGACAAAGAACCCCATATGGATTGGAACTTTTCTCTAGACCATGAACAAGAACCGATAATTCCCGAACCGCCTAGACCCAAGCGGTCATGGACCAACTCCATTCTTTCATTTTTCGCTCTGCTTTATAAGGCGAAAGTCTTTTTAGCTTTTGGCAGTCTTGTGGTATCCATGCTGTTGTATGGGCTCACTTTCGGTTGGGCATTTGGTATCGGGCTTGCCGTCATTATTGCCATTCACGAAAGTGGTCATGTTTTGGCAAATCGCATAAAACATTTAGATGCCTCCTGGCCAACCTTTATCCCGTTTCTTGGCGCCATGATTAATTTGCGGCAGATGCCCCGCAATGCAGATGACGAGGCATTTATTGGCATTGCCGGTCCCATTTTTGGGCTTTTCGCCACCCTGTTAACTTTGGGACTTTATGAGATGACCCAGATTCCGGCCTTACGTTGGCTTGCATTATTTGGTTTTTTCATGCATATTTTCAACTTAATTCCCATTGTTCCGCTAGACGGGGGTCGCACCGTTTCCTTTTTAGGATGGAAAGCTTGGATCATCGGGTTATTAGGTTTAGTGGTGGTTCTTTTTTATAGTCCCTTTACCGGGCAGATTCATATTGATCCGTTGACTGTGATCATTCTGGCTTTTATTATCTGGAATTTTATCGGACGCATTAAGCATGGTCCGGGCCGAGATTATAATGCCATTCCCTTTTGGCACAAGGTTGTCTATACCGCCTTATGGGCCGCTCTCATGATCCTATCCATTGTTGGCTATCTCATAACGGGTTCGGGCTTTTAG
- a CDS encoding sulfurtransferase: protein MPLKSPKWLATQHPDQIIIVDCRYNLMQPEQASLDYAHAHIPGAHFLDLESDLCSPKGQHGGRHPLPSADQFASVLSQLGWTPDKTLVAYDSDGSGAAHFWWLARYFGIDKDVVIVQGGFQAWLNAGLPVTADIPQPQLSPRPTLTPRSQWVVNRDFVLEHLGRYPLIDSRSYERYMGYYEPIDPVAGRIPGAHHFDYKAVYLSPAEYRPLESLQQHFAPVLSMQLPPIVYCGSGVSACSNIFALSLLGIPALLYAGSFSDWITYPDSPIEQGD, encoded by the coding sequence ATGCCATTAAAATCGCCGAAATGGTTAGCTACACAACATCCTGATCAGATCATTATTGTTGATTGCCGGTACAATTTAATGCAGCCAGAACAGGCATCTTTAGACTATGCACACGCGCACATTCCTGGAGCCCATTTTCTCGATCTGGAATCCGATTTGTGTTCACCCAAGGGACAACATGGAGGAAGACATCCTCTTCCCTCGGCCGATCAATTCGCGTCTGTATTGTCACAATTAGGCTGGACACCTGACAAAACTCTCGTCGCTTATGATAGCGATGGATCTGGCGCGGCACACTTTTGGTGGTTGGCTAGGTACTTTGGTATCGATAAAGATGTTGTTATTGTTCAAGGAGGATTTCAAGCCTGGCTCAATGCTGGATTACCGGTCACCGCAGATATTCCCCAGCCACAGCTATCTCCAAGGCCTACGCTCACTCCTCGATCACAGTGGGTGGTTAACCGTGATTTCGTGCTAGAACATCTTGGCCGCTATCCCTTAATCGATTCGCGGTCCTATGAACGGTATATGGGATATTATGAACCCATTGACCCAGTAGCCGGACGAATACCCGGCGCCCACCACTTTGATTATAAGGCGGTCTATCTTTCACCAGCAGAATATCGCCCATTAGAAAGTTTACAACAGCATTTTGCTCCAGTTCTGTCTATGCAGTTGCCACCGATTGTCTATTGTGGTTCAGGGGTTTCAGCATGTTCCAATATTTTTGCCTTATCTCTCTTAGGAATTCCTGCACTCTTATATGCCGGTAGTTTTAGTGATTGGATCACCTATCCGGATTCCCCTATTGAACAAGGAGATTAG
- a CDS encoding SLC13 family permease, protein MQSFIVLGIFLLAMALLASNRVRIDLIGLIVLLSLGLTDSLPPSILFSGFSSEAVILIAGMLALGEGLVASGVTDWLARFLQRIGGTGERRLSTVLMITAALPSAFISDVGLVGMFIPVVKALHQRIEVPVQKLLMPLAVAATLGGLLTMVGSAGNIVGNQALKTAGYAPISIFGITPLGVAFLLVGIGFMVSLGRFLIPNRSETPLIDNADSLRQYMSEVKLLADSPLIGKTLDTIKVFTEKGLTVTRIVRNGRVMPAHSQSRLQADDILLVLGDVDRLLNSDDQKWGMVLAADHPTESQEPSEVVVAELLLGHRAPWVGRTVIQLHLRHRYGITVLGLYRDGELVYQRLSDIRLRVGDILLVQGSPENLAALQNLHGIISLNEPIQRVPTRRYGLWLAPAILLGSLLLAALNIIDIKLAIVLGIVLMAITGILQISDAYRAIEWRIVVFVAGMIPLGTALIRTGITQKMVSALTVVNHMLGNHPTWMIAMLFLIAAMLTQVLSNIATVLVLAPVAAGLARPLHVLPDPLVMAVMVAVSASPLTPLANKVDLLIMGPGGFKYGDFLRLGIPLTVLFAAVATWLIPIFFPF, encoded by the coding sequence GTGCAATCATTTATTGTCTTAGGAATTTTTCTTTTGGCGATGGCATTACTCGCTTCCAATCGTGTGCGCATCGATTTGATTGGACTCATCGTGTTATTAAGCCTGGGACTTACCGACAGTTTACCGCCTTCCATACTGTTTTCCGGATTTTCATCGGAAGCCGTCATATTGATTGCCGGCATGTTGGCACTGGGCGAAGGGCTTGTGGCATCGGGTGTTACTGACTGGCTGGCGCGATTTTTGCAGCGCATCGGCGGAACAGGAGAAAGACGTCTTTCCACGGTACTCATGATTACAGCAGCATTACCTTCGGCTTTTATCAGCGACGTAGGACTCGTGGGCATGTTCATACCGGTTGTTAAAGCATTACATCAGCGTATTGAGGTGCCGGTACAAAAATTGTTAATGCCGCTGGCGGTGGCGGCCACCTTGGGCGGACTCCTGACGATGGTCGGTAGTGCGGGCAATATTGTTGGCAACCAAGCGTTAAAGACAGCGGGTTATGCGCCTATTAGTATATTTGGTATTACCCCATTAGGTGTTGCTTTCTTGCTGGTGGGTATTGGTTTTATGGTGAGTTTAGGTCGCTTCTTGATTCCCAATCGGTCTGAGACTCCTTTAATTGATAATGCCGATTCTCTTCGCCAATACATGTCAGAAGTCAAGTTGTTAGCGGATTCACCTCTCATTGGCAAAACGTTGGATACGATTAAAGTGTTCACCGAAAAAGGGTTAACGGTCACGCGTATTGTCAGAAACGGCCGGGTTATGCCAGCTCACAGTCAAAGCCGTTTGCAAGCTGATGATATTTTATTGGTTTTGGGAGATGTTGATCGCCTATTAAATTCTGACGATCAAAAATGGGGTATGGTTCTAGCGGCCGATCATCCCACCGAATCGCAGGAACCCAGTGAGGTTGTTGTGGCGGAATTGCTCTTGGGCCACCGCGCTCCCTGGGTGGGACGCACTGTCATCCAGTTGCATTTGCGACACCGGTATGGAATTACGGTTTTGGGGCTTTATCGCGATGGGGAATTGGTTTATCAACGCTTGAGTGATATCCGTCTACGGGTGGGGGATATTTTACTTGTCCAAGGAAGTCCGGAAAATCTTGCCGCTTTACAAAATCTTCACGGCATTATTTCGCTCAACGAGCCAATTCAACGGGTGCCTACCAGGCGTTATGGTTTGTGGTTAGCGCCAGCGATTCTGTTGGGTTCTTTATTACTTGCGGCCTTAAATATTATTGACATTAAGTTGGCTATCGTCCTCGGAATTGTGTTGATGGCCATTACGGGCATCTTGCAAATTTCTGATGCTTACCGCGCCATTGAATGGCGCATTGTCGTTTTTGTGGCGGGAATGATTCCCTTGGGAACGGCATTGATTCGAACAGGCATCACACAAAAGATGGTATCTGCTTTAACTGTGGTGAATCACATGCTAGGCAATCACCCTACCTGGATGATTGCAATGTTGTTTTTGATTGCCGCGATGTTGACACAAGTCTTGTCGAACATTGCCACCGTTTTGGTTTTGGCGCCCGTCGCTGCGGGATTGGCTCGGCCCTTACATGTGCTTCCAGATCCCCTAGTGATGGCGGTGATGGTAGCGGTTTCAGCTTCGCCATTAACGCCATTGGCTAATAAGGTGGACCTTTTGATCATGGGACCGGGAGGATTTAAATACGGCGATTTTCTCCGTTTGGGTATTCCCTTAACGGTGCTGTTTGCAGCTGTCGCCACCTGGCTAATACCGATCTTCTTTCCTTTTTGA